A region of the Flavipsychrobacter sp. genome:
TTACTTCATCAACTGAACATCAGAACCGTGATGTTATCTGGTGACAAACAGGCGGTAGTTGACCAAGTCGCAGAAGAGTTGCAAATAGATGAAGCTTTTGGTGCCCTCCTGCCAGAAGATAAAGTGGAAAAGGTGCAGGAATATAAAAACAAGGGATTAAGAATTGCATTTGCTGGAGATGGCATCAATGATGCACCTGTAATCGCATTAGCTGATGCAGGTATTGCAATGGGAGGCTTAGGCAGTGATGCAGCAATAGAAACTGCTGATATTGTTATTCAAAATGACCAACCTTCAAAGATTCCTACAGCGATTAAAATTGGGAAATTAACGACGAGTGTTGTCTGGCAAAATATCATTCTGGCTATGGTAGTAAAAGTTACAGTTTTAATATTAGGTGCAGGTGGTATAGCTACTCTCTGGGAGGCTGTAATTGCAGATGTTGGTGTAGCCCTACTTGCAATATTGAATGCAATTAGAATACAAAGAATGAAGTTATAAAACTCAATTGGAAGGCTAAATAGATACTTTCTTAAGATTTATTATTTCTGAAACTATAATTATTAATAGACAAAAAAAACAATAGTTATGATGAATATTAATCAAATACAAGATAATATCATTTATACACAAGCAACTGGAACTTTAATTAAAGAAGACTACGAAAAATTACTACCTGTATTAAAGCTATTACTCGAAAAACATGAAAAAATCAGGTGGTTTTTTTCAATGGAAGACTTTACTGGCTGGGAACCGGTTGCCCTCTGGAAAGACCTGCAATTTGATATTAAACATGCCAATGATTTTGAGAAAATTGCCATGGTTGGAGAAAAAGAATGGCAAAAGTGGCTGACTGACATAATGAAACCTTTTACTCCTGCTGAACTTCTTTTTTTTGAGTTTGCAGACAAGGAAGCGGCATTGAAATGGATTAAGGAATAAAATAATAATAATAAATTTTCAAGAACTAAGAAATATCATGATGAATAGCCTATAATTATAACGGACTTATTATTTTTAAAGACTAATTAGTCATCAATGCAAGAACAACCTTATTTATATCATGAAGGAAATAATAGCTGGGTATTTATTCAGCCACAAAAGACAGAAAAATACTTTGATGACTACTGGAATGCGGTTGAATTAATGGATTCGATTCCAGTAAAAGCAGAATCTAAGTTTAAGAAAATCATCAAAAATTGCGGCAATGGTCATGTTGATGCTATTCTTCATCTTGGCTTACTATATAATGACATAAACAAACCAATTGAGGGAAACGCATTAATTCATAAAGCGCACCTGATTGCATTACAAGCAATTCCAAAGGACTTCAATAAAGAGCAAGACACAATAATTTGGAGTATACTTGAGAATCGCCCATTTTTAAGAACGTATCATGCTGTTGGCTTGGAGTACA
Encoded here:
- a CDS encoding STAS/SEC14 domain-containing protein → MMNINQIQDNIIYTQATGTLIKEDYEKLLPVLKLLLEKHEKIRWFFSMEDFTGWEPVALWKDLQFDIKHANDFEKIAMVGEKEWQKWLTDIMKPFTPAELLFFEFADKEAALKWIKE